The Gemella haemolysans genome includes a region encoding these proteins:
- a CDS encoding metal ABC transporter permease: protein MFNYDFMQNAFIAGTIVAIMAGYIGVFVMARNMSFISHTLSHVGFAGAAFAVFLGINPIYGLLIFTVTMSYLVGHLSVKAFRREATVSVMLGIFLGLGLLFLSLTPKSTSYVNNILFGSVVSITRDDVKLIFSLALAVILLLSIFYRKIKFDSFDAIGAKALGLNGKFISIFFLVLLSVATSITVPVVGALLMFVLLTVPASAARYLTNKVGLMIFISISFALIGTWAGITLSYYTSLPTTFFIATIEALFYFASLGYYNLKRK from the coding sequence ATGTTTAATTATGATTTTATGCAAAATGCCTTTATAGCCGGTACAATCGTTGCAATAATGGCAGGATATATAGGTGTGTTTGTAATGGCAAGAAATATGTCATTTATCTCTCACACTCTATCGCATGTCGGATTCGCAGGAGCAGCATTTGCCGTTTTCTTAGGTATAAATCCAATTTACGGACTATTAATTTTTACTGTTACAATGTCTTATCTTGTAGGACATTTAAGTGTAAAAGCATTTAGGAGAGAAGCAACAGTTAGCGTAATGTTAGGTATATTCTTAGGTTTAGGATTATTATTCTTATCACTAACTCCAAAAAGTACAAGTTACGTTAACAATATACTATTTGGTAGTGTCGTTTCAATTACGAGAGACGATGTAAAATTAATATTTAGTTTAGCACTTGCTGTAATACTACTACTTTCTATCTTCTATAGAAAAATCAAATTCGATTCATTTGATGCAATTGGAGCAAAGGCACTTGGACTTAATGGAAAATTTATATCGATATTTTTCTTAGTTTTACTTTCAGTTGCAACAAGTATTACAGTACCAGTAGTAGGAGCATTATTAATGTTTGTTCTTCTAACTGTTCCAGCCAGCGCAGCTAGATATCTTACCAATAAGGTTGGACTTATGATCTTTATCTCAATTTCATTTGCACTTATTGGGACTTGGGCAGGGATTACACTTTCTTACTATACTTCCCTACCTACTACATTCTTCATTGCAACAATAGAAGCACTCTTCTACTTTGCTAGTTTAGGATACTATAACCTTAAGAGAAAGTAA
- a CDS encoding metal ABC transporter ATP-binding protein — translation MTELNIKNLTYSIGDKTILDNISFSVSSGEVVAVVGKNGVGKTTLLNNILEKLNKANEITLVGENPTLGYVPQFRQIDEELPLSAADFVSLPIQKGFLPWLSKKEKESIKNALSLTNSIKLENKSIGTLSGGEKQRVFLAQALVNKPNLLLLDEFTSNLDKTSEVECMTLVKEITKKENIITLCITHELSLLDEKYVDKILYLEEGCFKFISIADYNKEKNTLKLCKHYVGDNNHV, via the coding sequence ATGACTGAACTTAATATAAAAAATCTCACTTATTCAATAGGAGATAAAACAATTTTAGACAACATTTCTTTTTCTGTATCTTCAGGAGAGGTTGTCGCTGTTGTTGGGAAAAACGGTGTTGGTAAAACAACATTATTAAACAATATACTTGAAAAATTAAATAAAGCTAATGAGATTACTCTTGTAGGAGAAAACCCAACTCTTGGTTATGTCCCTCAGTTTCGACAAATTGATGAAGAACTTCCTTTATCCGCTGCTGACTTTGTATCCCTACCTATTCAAAAAGGATTTCTTCCATGGCTTAGTAAAAAAGAAAAAGAAAGTATAAAGAATGCATTATCTTTAACAAATTCTATAAAACTAGAAAATAAATCTATAGGTACTCTTTCGGGTGGTGAAAAACAACGTGTTTTCTTAGCTCAAGCATTAGTAAACAAACCAAACTTGCTACTTCTTGATGAGTTTACATCTAACCTAGACAAAACTAGTGAAGTTGAATGTATGACGTTAGTTAAAGAAATTACAAAAAAAGAAAACATTATTACTCTTTGTATAACTCATGAACTTTCACTTTTAGATGAAAAATATGTTGATAAAATACTATACCTAGAAGAAGGTTGCTTCAAATTTATCAGTATAGCGGACTATAACAAAGAGAAGAATACACTAAAACTTTGTAAACACTATGTAGGAGATAACAACCATGTTTAA
- the infB gene encoding translation initiation factor IF-2, which yields MKKVRIYEYAKEVGKQSKDLITVLKDANIEVSNHMSMLTEEGLAKLDSVFKKQEKVTENEQSSNNEGKKNKKKKIKKEKVKKSQKQQPAIIEAPSEETISEDTILVKDGMTVGELSEVLNVGSTELIKKLFMELKIMANINQSLTLEQIELIAMDYGKEIQEEVEINKEDLDLYFEVEDADKDLKERAPIVTIMGHVDHGKTTLLDTIRNSRVTAGEAGGITQHIGAYQVRAKDKKITFLDTPGHAAFTTMRARGAKITDVTILVVAADDGVMPQTIEAINHAKAADVPIIVAVNKMDKPQANPDRVMNELVEYGLISEEWGGDTIFVPISALKGEGIDELLENILLVTEMQELKANPNRLALGTVIEAKLDKGRGAVATLLVQNGSLNVGDPLVVGNTFGRVRAMINDRSKNIQTAKPSTPVEITGLQDVPNAGDRFVVFGDEKTARQIGEKRQQQYIETTRQANSAVSLDTLFEQMKQGEMKDLNIIIKADVQGSVEALAMSLAKIDVEGVNVRIIHTGVGAINESDITLAVASNAVVIGFNVRPDNNAKQMAQTEQVDIRLHSIIYKVIEEIEAAMTGLLDPEFVEKVIGLAEVRQVYKVSKIGTIAGAYVTEGKVSRDGKVRVIRDSVVIYEGEIDTLRRFKDDVKEVQSGYECGMTVENFNDIKEGDVFEVYIMEEVKK from the coding sequence ATGAAAAAAGTCAGAATTTATGAGTACGCTAAAGAAGTAGGAAAACAATCAAAAGACCTTATTACAGTTTTAAAAGATGCTAATATTGAAGTATCTAATCACATGTCAATGTTAACAGAAGAGGGGTTAGCTAAGCTAGATAGTGTTTTCAAAAAACAAGAAAAAGTTACAGAAAATGAACAATCTTCAAATAATGAAGGTAAAAAAAATAAGAAGAAAAAAATAAAAAAAGAGAAAGTCAAAAAATCTCAAAAACAACAACCAGCTATTATTGAAGCACCATCTGAAGAAACTATCTCAGAAGATACTATTTTAGTTAAAGATGGAATGACTGTTGGTGAATTATCAGAAGTTTTAAATGTAGGTTCGACTGAACTTATTAAAAAATTATTTATGGAACTAAAAATTATGGCGAATATTAACCAGTCTCTTACTTTAGAGCAAATCGAGTTAATCGCTATGGATTATGGTAAAGAAATCCAAGAAGAAGTTGAGATTAATAAAGAAGACTTAGATCTTTACTTCGAAGTTGAAGATGCAGATAAAGATCTTAAAGAACGTGCTCCAATCGTTACAATTATGGGACACGTTGACCACGGTAAAACAACATTACTAGATACTATCAGAAATTCACGTGTTACAGCCGGTGAAGCAGGTGGTATCACACAACACATTGGTGCTTATCAAGTACGTGCTAAAGATAAGAAGATTACTTTCTTAGATACACCGGGTCACGCAGCCTTCACAACAATGCGTGCACGTGGAGCTAAAATTACGGACGTAACTATCTTAGTAGTAGCAGCAGACGATGGTGTAATGCCTCAAACTATTGAAGCTATTAACCACGCTAAAGCAGCTGATGTACCTATTATTGTTGCGGTAAACAAAATGGATAAACCTCAAGCAAACCCAGATAGAGTTATGAATGAATTAGTAGAATACGGACTAATCTCAGAAGAATGGGGTGGAGATACAATCTTCGTACCAATCTCAGCTCTTAAAGGTGAGGGTATTGATGAATTATTAGAAAATATCTTATTAGTAACTGAAATGCAAGAATTAAAAGCTAATCCGAATCGTTTAGCTTTAGGTACAGTTATCGAAGCGAAACTTGATAAAGGTCGTGGAGCAGTAGCAACATTACTAGTACAAAATGGTAGCTTAAATGTTGGAGATCCTTTAGTAGTTGGTAACACGTTCGGACGTGTTCGTGCTATGATTAATGACCGTAGTAAAAATATCCAAACTGCTAAACCATCTACTCCTGTAGAGATTACTGGTTTACAAGATGTTCCTAATGCTGGAGATCGTTTCGTAGTATTTGGAGATGAAAAAACAGCTCGTCAAATCGGTGAAAAACGTCAACAACAATATATTGAAACTACTCGTCAAGCTAACTCAGCTGTATCATTAGATACATTATTTGAACAAATGAAACAAGGTGAAATGAAAGACCTTAACATTATTATTAAAGCAGACGTTCAAGGTTCAGTTGAAGCATTGGCTATGTCATTAGCTAAAATTGATGTTGAAGGTGTTAATGTACGTATCATCCACACTGGTGTTGGTGCGATTAATGAATCTGATATTACATTAGCAGTAGCATCAAACGCTGTAGTTATTGGATTCAACGTACGTCCTGATAATAATGCTAAACAAATGGCTCAAACAGAGCAAGTAGATATTCGTCTTCACAGTATTATCTACAAAGTTATTGAAGAAATTGAAGCTGCGATGACAGGATTATTAGATCCAGAATTCGTAGAAAAAGTTATCGGACTTGCAGAAGTACGTCAAGTATACAAAGTATCAAAAATTGGTACAATTGCTGGTGCTTACGTAACTGAAGGTAAAGTATCACGTGATGGTAAAGTACGTGTAATTCGTGATAGTGTAGTAATTTACGAAGGTGAAATTGATACATTAAGAAGATTTAAAGATGATGTTAAAGAAGTACAAAGCGGTTATGAATGTGGTATGACTGTAGAAAACTTCAATGATATTAAAGAAGGAGATGTCTTTGAAGTATACATCATGGAAGAAGTTAAAAAATAG
- a CDS encoding GAF domain-containing protein, translating to MNIVKNKQLFIEQATALVYGEENLVTNLSNLSALYKEYLPNTNWVGFYLLDEKNNNLVLGPFQGKVACTRIPFNKGVCGHCFTTRETTYVEDVHKFPGHIACDSATNSELVVPIIQNDKVVALLDIDSIEFNRFSKEEVAAFSEITKQVFKKINF from the coding sequence ATGAATATAGTAAAAAATAAACAATTATTTATTGAACAAGCAACGGCATTAGTTTATGGTGAAGAAAACCTAGTAACAAATCTATCAAATCTTTCAGCATTGTATAAAGAATATTTACCGAATACAAACTGGGTTGGATTTTACTTATTAGATGAAAAAAACAACAATCTAGTTCTTGGGCCATTTCAAGGTAAAGTAGCATGTACTCGCATTCCATTTAACAAAGGAGTTTGCGGACACTGCTTCACTACTCGTGAAACTACATACGTTGAGGATGTTCATAAATTTCCAGGCCATATTGCATGCGATAGTGCAACAAACAGTGAACTAGTAGTGCCTATCATTCAAAATGATAAAGTAGTAGCTTTACTAGATATTGATTCTATTGAATTTAATAGATTCTCTAAAGAAGAAGTAGCAGCTTTCAGTGAAATAACTAAACAAGTTTTTAAAAAAATTAATTTTTAA
- a CDS encoding ABC-F family ATP-binding cassette domain-containing protein, whose amino-acid sequence MLQVTNLGLRFADRKLFEDVNIKFTNGNCYGLIGANGAGKTTFLKLLSGEIDSQQGHVSLGKGERLAVLRQNHFAYEENRVIDVVMMGHERLWDVMNRKNEIYMKDPFTEEDGIIAAELEGEFAEMDGWTAESDAAQLLEGLGISVEFHDMLMGELDNAIKVKVLLAQALFGNPDVLLLDEPTNGLDISAIKWLEEFLINFENTVIVVSHDRHFLNNICTHICDLDFGKIQLYVGNYDFWYQSSQLARRMAEDNNKKKEEKIKELQEFIARFSANASKSKQATSRKKMLDKITLDDIKPSSRRYPYVRFTPDREIGNDLLIVEGVSKTVEGKEVLSNVSFTVNPNDKVILLGDEVAKTTLLKILAGEMEPDSGTVKWGITTSRSYMPKDNSEYFEGLKLSLVEWLRQYASPEEESEAYLRSFLGRMLFSGEEALKRAHVLSGGEKMRCMLSKMMLSKANVILLDEPTNHLDLESITAVNEGIIAFKGSVFFTSHDYEFIQTIANRVIELTPEGAINKEMDYENYLRFKGIID is encoded by the coding sequence ATGTTACAAGTAACGAATTTAGGTTTACGTTTTGCAGATAGAAAATTATTTGAAGATGTAAATATAAAATTTACAAATGGTAACTGCTACGGGTTAATCGGAGCAAATGGAGCAGGTAAAACAACATTTTTAAAATTATTATCTGGTGAAATTGATTCACAACAAGGGCACGTTTCTTTAGGAAAAGGTGAACGTCTTGCTGTACTTCGTCAAAACCACTTCGCATATGAAGAGAATAGAGTTATCGATGTTGTAATGATGGGACATGAGCGTCTTTGGGATGTAATGAACCGTAAAAATGAAATTTACATGAAAGATCCATTTACTGAAGAAGATGGAATCATTGCAGCTGAACTTGAAGGTGAGTTTGCTGAAATGGATGGATGGACTGCAGAAAGTGATGCGGCTCAACTTCTTGAAGGTTTAGGAATTTCTGTAGAGTTTCACGATATGTTAATGGGAGAGTTAGATAATGCTATCAAGGTTAAAGTTCTTTTAGCACAAGCATTATTCGGTAATCCAGATGTACTTCTACTGGATGAGCCTACCAACGGTCTTGATATTAGTGCAATTAAGTGGTTAGAAGAGTTCTTAATTAACTTTGAGAATACTGTTATCGTAGTCAGCCACGACCGTCACTTCTTAAATAATATCTGTACACATATTTGTGATTTAGACTTTGGTAAAATTCAACTTTATGTTGGTAACTATGACTTCTGGTATCAATCTAGTCAACTTGCTAGAAGAATGGCAGAAGATAATAACAAGAAAAAAGAAGAAAAAATTAAAGAATTACAAGAATTTATCGCACGATTCTCTGCAAATGCTTCAAAATCTAAACAAGCAACAAGTAGAAAGAAAATGCTTGATAAAATTACTCTTGATGATATTAAACCAAGTAGCCGTCGTTATCCATACGTTCGTTTCACACCAGATCGTGAAATCGGAAATGACTTACTTATTGTTGAAGGTGTAAGCAAAACTGTAGAAGGTAAAGAAGTATTAAGTAATGTAAGCTTTACAGTAAATCCTAATGATAAAGTTATTTTATTAGGAGATGAAGTTGCTAAAACTACATTACTAAAAATTCTTGCTGGTGAAATGGAACCTGATAGTGGAACAGTTAAATGGGGTATTACAACTTCTAGAAGTTATATGCCAAAAGATAACTCTGAATACTTTGAAGGATTAAAACTTTCATTAGTAGAGTGGCTTCGCCAATATGCTTCTCCTGAAGAAGAAAGTGAAGCATACTTACGTTCATTCTTAGGAAGAATGTTATTCTCTGGTGAAGAAGCACTTAAACGTGCACACGTATTATCAGGAGGGGAAAAAATGCGTTGTATGTTGTCTAAGATGATGTTATCAAAAGCTAACGTAATTCTATTAGATGAACCTACAAACCACCTTGACTTAGAATCTATTACAGCAGTCAATGAAGGTATTATTGCTTTCAAAGGTTCTGTATTCTTTACATCTCATGACTATGAATTTATTCAAACAATTGCGAATAGAGTAATTGAATTAACACCTGAAGGTGCAATTAACAAAGAGATGGATTACGAAAACTACCTAAGATTCAAAGGTATAATAGACTAA
- the tsf gene encoding translation elongation factor Ts, with amino-acid sequence MAQITASLVKELRERTGAGMMDCKKALTQTDGDIDAAIDYLRENGIAKAAKKADRIAAEGLSYIEVKGNKAVILEINSETDFVAKNEKFVALVKNVAEAILAAEPKTLEEALQVEAQGGTVEAVINEGIATIGEKLSLRRFEVVSKTDADAFGAYSHMGGRIGVLTLVEGSTDEEAAKDVAMHIAALAPKYLDESEVPADVLEHEKKVLTEQALNEGKPANIVEKMIVGRINKFLEEITVVKQKFVKDDSFTVEKFVASKGGKLAKFVRYEVGEGIEKKEDNFAEEVMSQVNASK; translated from the coding sequence ATGGCACAAATTACAGCTAGTTTGGTAAAAGAATTAAGAGAACGTACTGGTGCTGGTATGATGGACTGTAAAAAAGCACTAACTCAAACTGATGGAGATATCGATGCAGCAATCGACTACCTAAGAGAAAATGGTATCGCTAAAGCAGCTAAAAAAGCTGACAGAATCGCTGCAGAAGGTCTTTCTTACATCGAAGTTAAAGGTAACAAAGCTGTTATCTTAGAAATTAACTCAGAAACTGACTTCGTTGCTAAAAACGAAAAATTCGTTGCTTTAGTAAAAAATGTTGCAGAAGCTATCTTAGCAGCTGAACCAAAAACTTTAGAAGAAGCTCTTCAAGTTGAAGCTCAAGGTGGAACTGTTGAAGCAGTAATTAACGAAGGAATCGCTACAATTGGTGAAAAACTTTCATTAAGAAGATTTGAAGTTGTTTCTAAAACAGATGCTGATGCATTTGGTGCATACTCTCACATGGGAGGAAGAATCGGTGTTCTTACTCTTGTTGAAGGAAGCACAGATGAAGAAGCAGCTAAAGATGTTGCAATGCACATCGCTGCTTTAGCTCCTAAATACTTAGACGAAAGCGAAGTACCAGCTGATGTACTTGAGCACGAGAAAAAAGTGTTAACTGAGCAAGCATTAAACGAAGGAAAACCAGCTAACATCGTTGAAAAAATGATCGTTGGTAGAATTAACAAATTCTTAGAAGAAATCACAGTTGTTAAACAAAAATTCGTTAAAGACGATAGTTTCACTGTTGAAAAATTCGTAGCATCAAAAGGTGGAAAACTTGCTAAATTCGTACGTTACGAAGTTGGTGAAGGTATCGAGAAAAAAGAAGATAACTTTGCTGAAGAAGTAATGAGCCAAGTTAATGCTAGCAAATAA
- a CDS encoding septation ring formation regulator EzrA has translation MTYIFLFVCILVLGGVVALFVFRNRKKQDLYPLLVMKDELERETLSDDLKKVKALEIAGKAEKLYSQWESEWYEIQSIDIEELDRDLYSAETYIDKFNFKRADEVIMNSGELIANIKDRIAGIRREIKELTEVEPRNRELYEEIVVEYKELNRELLAKRHQYGAAAEQFEQSIKEIAPQLDDFKLLTSTGKYLEAQEKINSVKELIDDLKERMEVLPDLLKEIEKTCPAQIQSLRLKVEEMEKKGFKLNHLEISSKIESSVWQLSDAREKVKSGDIDLIENILDGIYDVIDEVSNDLKKELDYKKYIEENYREITNKLELQDKLNEALYNNIQEIKNRYQIYQKDEEMVANYYDELTDLLDVKHDIDVYINNQPKLNYKDLKEKVELLGQGLEKIEEDQTNYSRYLTSLREEEGHAREKLIFINQEKEVIKRKLDNSRVPGFSDRFIVLYKDVTDSYRYALEELKKEPINIDLLKRAVAEAEESLDIYASEVNNILTDIELIEKLIRYANRYRKDNVEFHQQLTVAEQYYREYRYNKTLEIIRNSLDKVEPGAYERIRNSVKPR, from the coding sequence ATGACATATATATTTTTATTTGTGTGTATCCTTGTTCTTGGAGGAGTAGTAGCTCTATTCGTCTTTAGAAATAGGAAAAAACAAGATTTATACCCTCTTTTAGTTATGAAAGATGAGCTAGAAAGAGAAACACTATCTGATGATTTGAAAAAGGTAAAAGCACTGGAAATTGCTGGTAAAGCTGAAAAACTTTATTCTCAATGGGAAAGTGAATGGTACGAAATTCAAAGCATCGATATTGAAGAACTTGACAGAGATCTTTATAGTGCTGAAACTTATATTGATAAATTTAATTTCAAACGTGCTGATGAAGTAATTATGAATAGTGGTGAATTAATTGCTAATATTAAAGATAGAATTGCTGGAATTAGAAGAGAAATTAAAGAATTAACAGAAGTTGAACCTAGAAATAGAGAACTATATGAAGAAATCGTAGTTGAGTACAAAGAGCTTAATAGAGAACTATTAGCTAAACGTCATCAATACGGGGCTGCAGCAGAACAATTTGAACAAAGTATCAAAGAAATTGCACCACAGCTTGATGATTTCAAACTTTTAACATCAACTGGTAAATACCTTGAAGCTCAAGAAAAAATTAATTCTGTTAAAGAATTAATAGATGATCTTAAAGAAAGAATGGAAGTTTTACCTGACCTGTTAAAAGAAATTGAAAAAACTTGTCCAGCTCAAATTCAGTCATTAAGACTAAAAGTTGAGGAAATGGAGAAAAAAGGATTTAAACTTAATCACTTAGAAATTTCAAGTAAAATTGAAAGTAGTGTATGGCAACTTAGCGATGCACGTGAAAAAGTTAAATCTGGTGATATAGATTTAATAGAAAATATTCTTGATGGTATCTATGATGTTATCGATGAAGTTTCTAATGATCTTAAAAAAGAACTTGATTATAAAAAATACATTGAAGAAAATTATAGAGAGATCACAAATAAACTTGAATTACAAGATAAACTAAATGAAGCTCTATATAACAATATTCAAGAAATCAAAAATAGATATCAAATCTATCAAAAAGATGAAGAAATGGTTGCTAATTACTATGATGAACTAACTGATTTACTTGATGTTAAACATGATATAGATGTATATATTAATAATCAACCAAAATTAAACTATAAAGACTTGAAAGAGAAAGTAGAACTATTAGGTCAAGGATTAGAAAAAATCGAAGAAGATCAAACAAACTATTCTAGATATCTAACAAGTCTTCGTGAAGAAGAAGGTCACGCTCGTGAAAAACTTATCTTCATCAATCAAGAAAAAGAAGTTATTAAACGTAAATTGGATAATTCACGTGTTCCAGGATTTAGTGATAGATTCATCGTTTTATATAAAGATGTAACTGACAGTTATAGATATGCATTAGAGGAGCTTAAAAAAGAACCTATTAATATCGATTTATTAAAACGTGCAGTTGCTGAAGCTGAAGAATCACTTGATATTTACGCATCAGAAGTTAATAACATTCTTACTGATATCGAGTTAATCGAAAAACTTATTCGTTATGCAAATAGATACAGAAAGGATAATGTTGAATTCCACCAACAATTAACAGTTGCTGAACAATATTATAGAGAGTATCGTTACAACAAAACTTTAGAGATTATTAGAAATTCTCTAGATAAAGTTGAACCAGGTGCATACGAAAGAATTAGAAATTCAGTGAAACCTAGATAA
- the rpsB gene encoding 30S ribosomal protein S2, translating to MAVISMKQLLEAGVHFGHQTRRWNPKMDKYIFTERNGIYIIDLQKTVKKVDEAYEFVKSVADQGGKMLFVGTKKQAQDAIKEEAERSGQYYINHRWLGGTLTNYKTIKGRIDRIAEIEKMEADGVFEVLPKKEVIELRKEYDKLNKFLGGIREMKGMPDAIFVVDPKKEHNAIAEAKKLGIPVVGIVDTNCDPDDVDYVIPANDDAIRAVKLLTAKMADAFVAYNEGNIEETEEAFVKEVEATEE from the coding sequence ATGGCAGTTATTTCAATGAAACAATTATTAGAAGCTGGTGTACACTTCGGTCACCAAACAAGAAGATGGAACCCTAAAATGGACAAATACATCTTCACAGAAAGAAACGGTATCTACATTATCGACTTACAAAAAACAGTTAAGAAAGTTGATGAAGCATACGAATTCGTAAAATCAGTTGCTGATCAAGGCGGAAAAATGTTATTCGTAGGTACTAAAAAACAAGCACAAGATGCTATTAAAGAAGAAGCTGAAAGAAGTGGTCAATACTACATCAATCACCGTTGGTTAGGAGGAACTTTAACTAACTACAAAACTATTAAAGGACGTATTGACAGAATCGCTGAAATCGAAAAAATGGAAGCTGATGGAGTTTTCGAAGTATTACCTAAAAAAGAAGTTATCGAATTAAGAAAAGAATACGATAAATTAAACAAATTCCTAGGTGGAATTCGTGAAATGAAAGGTATGCCAGATGCAATCTTCGTAGTAGATCCTAAGAAAGAGCACAACGCTATTGCTGAAGCTAAAAAATTAGGAATTCCTGTAGTTGGTATCGTAGATACAAACTGTGATCCAGATGACGTAGATTACGTAATCCCTGCAAACGACGATGCTATCCGTGCAGTTAAATTATTAACAGCTAAAATGGCAGACGCTTTTGTAGCTTACAACGAAGGAAACATTGAAGAAACTGAAGAAGCTTTCGTAAAAGAAGTAGAAGCAACAGAAGAATAA
- the rbfA gene encoding 30S ribosome-binding factor RbfA: protein MSELRVNRLAEQIKKEITYVLATKVKNHDLGFVTVTEVALTGDYSQAKVFYTVLGGEREKEKTKEAFKKIKGFVKSEVAKKIKIRKFPELIFQYDTTAEYALHIESLIASVSKKEKDEEKNN, encoded by the coding sequence ATGTCAGAACTAAGAGTTAACAGACTTGCAGAACAAATTAAAAAAGAAATTACTTATGTCTTAGCTACAAAAGTAAAAAATCATGATTTAGGATTTGTTACTGTAACAGAAGTTGCTTTAACAGGAGATTATTCTCAAGCAAAAGTATTCTACACTGTTTTAGGTGGAGAACGTGAAAAAGAAAAAACAAAAGAAGCATTTAAAAAAATTAAAGGTTTCGTAAAAAGTGAAGTTGCTAAAAAAATTAAAATTAGAAAATTTCCTGAACTTATTTTCCAATATGACACTACAGCTGAATATGCGTTACACATTGAAAGCTTAATAGCTAGTGTTAGTAAAAAGGAAAAAGACGAAGAGAAGAATAATTAA
- a CDS encoding metal ABC transporter solute-binding protein, Zn/Mn family, with amino-acid sequence MNKFFKLISIVAAFTLLLVGCSSKTNSGASNSGSKTKIVTSVNFYAEVAKSIAGDKAEVSSIITSTSVDPHDFEPTAQDAKAVADANIAILNGGGYDSWFEKLTANSKDIKKIDGAKLLGLKDGDNEHIWYNPEVMSKVADELTKVLSEKDSSNKDFYEKNRDNYKKELSKITDKINSLKEKANGKSVLTTEPVFEYAVDALGFKTSDQVKKLAQATEEGNDPAPQDLKAIQEQIKSKQISLIINNVQTTNKTIEGLISLAEQNKVPVLNVTETQPDGKTYIEWMLDQYNKLEEILNGGSGEKAYHVEGADEGHSHDHGHEGHSHEGHSHGDKDKDHDHDHEKEHKH; translated from the coding sequence ATGAATAAATTTTTTAAACTAATTTCAATTGTTGCTGCATTCACACTACTATTAGTCGGATGTTCAAGCAAAACAAATTCTGGAGCTTCAAACTCTGGAAGTAAAACTAAAATTGTTACTTCAGTAAACTTTTATGCAGAAGTAGCTAAGAGTATTGCAGGAGATAAAGCAGAAGTTTCATCTATTATTACTTCAACTTCAGTTGATCCTCATGATTTCGAACCAACAGCTCAAGATGCTAAAGCTGTAGCTGATGCCAACATTGCTATTTTAAACGGTGGCGGTTATGATTCATGGTTTGAAAAACTTACTGCAAATAGTAAAGACATTAAAAAAATTGATGGTGCTAAACTACTAGGACTTAAAGATGGAGATAATGAACACATTTGGTATAATCCTGAAGTAATGAGTAAAGTTGCTGACGAACTTACTAAAGTATTATCAGAGAAAGATTCTTCTAATAAAGATTTCTACGAAAAAAATAGAGATAACTATAAAAAGGAACTTTCTAAAATTACTGATAAAATTAATTCATTAAAAGAAAAAGCAAATGGAAAATCAGTATTAACAACTGAACCAGTTTTTGAATATGCAGTAGATGCATTAGGATTCAAAACTAGTGACCAAGTAAAAAAATTAGCTCAAGCTACTGAAGAAGGTAATGACCCTGCTCCACAAGATTTAAAAGCTATTCAAGAACAAATTAAATCTAAACAAATTTCATTAATCATCAACAATGTTCAAACTACTAACAAAACAATCGAAGGTTTAATTAGCTTAGCTGAACAAAATAAAGTACCAGTACTTAATGTAACTGAAACACAACCTGATGGTAAAACATATATCGAATGGATGTTAGATCAATATAATAAACTAGAAGAAATCTTAAATGGTGGTTCTGGTGAAAAAGCTTATCATGTTGAAGGTGCTGATGAAGGTCACTCTCATGACCACGGTCACGAAGGTCATTCTCATGAAGGACACTCTCACGGAGATAAAGACAAAGATCATGACCACGATCACGAAAAAGAACATAAACATTAA